From the Perognathus longimembris pacificus isolate PPM17 chromosome 9, ASM2315922v1, whole genome shotgun sequence genome, one window contains:
- the LOC125357521 gene encoding oocyte-expressed protein homolog, translated as MGPGAAGQGGQQPSSPQERPRGAPRLRPQVRVRPWWFPVEDMSRPLGFYLEAWLADQIFGERPGRARPLGPHQAVVSQLAWRSRALVHVSKVARGTVAEVSILGRPAGQNRVKSFLLSLAARGAELQDRPAEKMPQPEEFLKSPKSGADTPQHPAETV; from the exons ATGGGGCCGGGTGCGGCCGGACAGGGCGGGCAGCAGCCGTCCTCCCCCCAGGAGAGGCCGCGTGGGGCCCCGCGTCTGCGCCCCCAGGTTCGCGTCCGGCCGTGGTGGTTTCCGGTGGAGGACATGAGCCGCCCTCTGGGGTTCTacctggaggcctggctggcAGATCAGATCTTCGGGGAGCGGCCAGGGCGGGCGAGGCCGCTGG GTCCCCACCAAGCCGTGGTCTCCCAGCTGGCATGGCGGAGTCGGGCCTTGGTGCACGTGAGCAAGGTGGCCCGCGGCACCGTGGCTGAGGTCTCCATCTTGGGACGGCCTGCGGGGCAGAATCGCGTGAAGAGCTTTCTCCTGAGCCTCGCAGCCCGGGGCGCAGAGCTCCAGGACCGGCCAG CTGAGAAGATGCCTCAACCTGAAGAGTTCTTGAAGAGCCCTAAGTCAGGCGCAGACACTCCCCAGCATCCTGCTGAGACCGTCTAA
- the LOC125357522 gene encoding KH homology domain-containing protein 1-like gives MDTCSLSMGAWWTEPENFSAPLVFYLEEEQEEEIFGQEDRYLLCMEEHSHTLIQLEPWFTVTGHTRVTVVGSPRARQWLMGMIWLLEHKDFHYRARGYQMLQSVRSQPLTTKDLAACLRVQLDSLVVKGYQDK, from the exons ATGGACACGTGCTCTCTCAGCATGGGAGCATGGTGGACCGAGCCTGAAAATTTCAGTGCTCCGTTGGTTTTCTAcctggaagaggagcaggaggaggagattttCG GGCAGGAGGACAGATACCTTCTCTGCATGGAGGAGCACAGCCACACCCTCATTCAGCTGGAGCCCTGGTTCACCGTCACAGGCCACACTCGAGTCACCGTGGTGGGGTCCCCAAGGGCCAGGCAATGGCTGATGGGCATGATATGGCTTTTGGAGCACAAGGACTTTCACTATCGAGCTCGAG gctaccaGATGCTGCAAAGTGTCCGGAGCCAGCCACTAACCACAAAAGACTTGGCCGCCTGCCTCCGTGTGCAGCTGGACTCCTTGGTGGTGAAAGGCTACCAGGACAAGTGA
- the LOC125357523 gene encoding KH homology domain-containing protein 1-like has protein sequence MDTCSLSMGALWTEPENFSAPLVLYLEEEQEEEIFGQEDRYLRCMEEHSHTLIQLEPWFTVTGHTRVTVVGPPRARQWLMGMIWLLEHKDFHYRARGYQMLQSVRSQPLTTKDLAACLCVQLDSLVVKGYQDK, from the exons ATGGACACGTGCTCTCTCAGCATGGGAGCATTGTGGACCGAGCCTGAAAATTTCAGTGCTCCGTTGGTTTTGTAcctggaagaggagcaggaggaggagattttCG GGCAGGAGGACAGATACCTTCGCTGCATGGAGGAGCACAGCCACACCCTCATTCAGCTGGAGCCCTGGTTCACCGTCACAGGCCACACTCGAGTCACCGTGGTGgggcccccaagggccaggcaatGGCTGATGGGCATGATATGGCTTTTGGAGCACAAGGACTTTCACTATCGAGCTCGAG gctaccaGATGCTGCAAAGTGTCCGGAGCCAGCCACTAACCACAAAAGACTTGGCCGCCTGCCTCTGTGTGCAGCTGGACTCCTTGGTGGTGAAAGGCTACCAGGACAAGTGA